The genomic segment attcgtttacgtataaaatacaaagatgttttatttatttgtcactGTAACGATTGGACTTCGTAGCAGACGACTACTTTATTCGAATCGAGGTGCCTGCGATTATTTCGGAAACACAGCTTGCCGCACTAATGTTTTTAGTTCCTCCAAATCTAAATCGTTGTCCCCTTTGAATCGATCGACGATACGTTTCATTCTAAAATCAAACACTCTCGATAGTTACATATTTTACGATGCTGCGCGTAGGAACTATTTTACCTATCGATACGACAATGAATACTCGATGGTAAATCGTGTTGTTTTATCTTCTGGAATACCTGCGATTGATCGAATTATAAGTATATTACTAAATGATTCGTATCCTACCAAACAATCGTTAAGTTAATCATGCTTAATTACCAACAATCCTCGCTTAACAACGTCTTCTTCCAGTTCCGCGATTCTCGCTACGTAATGCGCGAAACTGCGCTTTGTGCTACCGTTGATCAGACGGTAGAGAAAAGCCAGTGATTCATCTTGGTCGATCACGCATTCGAACGTCTATATtccaaagaaaggaaaaaatggaAAGGGAGAGAGGAGgaaagggaagagaaagggtACACAAGTACAAACTATCGACAAAGATGTTTTCTCTCACCTGAGTCTCGATTACAGGAGTTTGAGGCAGTAACGCAAGTACGTTATACGCGTGCGTCGCGGCAAACACGTGAGGACAGTCCGAACCTCTTTCGGCGAACGTGTTCAGTACGGCCGCAACCAGCGACAATCCGCTAATTTCGGACGTTCCTCTGTCTAATTCGTCCGATATTACGATCGAATCTGATGTAGATGCGCGTAGAGCCACGTTTATCTGAAATGTAAACTCGTTTTTTCGATTCGGTCCAGGCAAACGTACACCGCTTGCCTACCTGCCGAAGATTCTGTAGAAACGAACTCGCGTTCAGTCCGATGCTTTCTGTGTTCGACATTTGAGTCAGAACACGAGATATCGTTCCTATCGTCGCGGTTCTTGCAGGAACGTAACAACCTATATGAGCCATGAACACTACGAGTCCAATCTGTTTTAGGTATACGCTTTTGCCGCAAGAATTTGGCCCTGTTAAAACTTTGATTAAACTCGCACCTTCCCCCGAACGTATGTCGTTTGGCACGAACGTCGTCGCGCATTCCATTAGCGGATGCCGTCCTTCGACCACATTTATGATCTTTGACTCGGTCACGTTTGGTCTGACATAGTTATAATCGCGCGCCACTTTGTAAAACACCAATAAACTATAACGATCGAGCAGTGCGTGTTAACCATCGAATTGTTTGTACGACCTTTGGTTGCGATTACGGGTACTTACATGTCCAATTCGGCGCACAGTTGAATCGTGCGTAAAATTGTTCCTGTGTGTTTCTTTATGTATCGTATTAACTTTTGTACGATATGATTCTGCCGAACAGCTATTTTCAATATGATGTCACCCACGGTCTCGTCTAATTCTAGAATAAACCAGCCGAATAAGAACAAACAAGTGTAAAAGCTTGGTTCGTAAAAGCGAAACAATGAAACACCGACCTTTCGCCGAAGCACTTTTGTAATAATGCACCTGATTAATGCTGAATTTGAATTCCAAACCAGGGTAAGTAGCATCTTCCGTCGGCGGAGTCGGATTCCACTCGTTTATCGCTAAAACGTAGCCAATGTTTGGCAAATATAGCATGTTACAACCGGTGACGGAAGATGGAAGATGCTCTCGCATATCTTTCTCTCCCATTTGCGTAAGCAGTTCAGGCAAAGTACGTCGCACATGATTCACTGTGAATCAAGAGGCTCCGATTACGATTACGATTGACAATTCGTAGGAACAATCAAGATAAATCTTGCACGCACGTTCGTCCAGCAAGGGGTCGACATTCGGTTTAACCACGAGCTTGCCTTCGCGTCTGCTCTCGCCAAAATCCACTATGTATTCGATAAAGTACTTAACGTATTGCATCTCGCTTGTGATACTTTCGGCTATTTGCCTAAACAGTTCTATTCGTTCCGCGTATTCTTCGCATATGTCCGCGATACAAATTACGTGCGAAATGGTCTGAAAAGGCAAATGAAACCGTTTGACTGAACGAGCAAGGCCCAAGGATCGTTCGTATATCGTTTATAACTGGATTCAGCAACTAAAGGAATAGGAACAAAGAATCGAACCTTGTGCAATTTATACCAATTGGATGGCTTGGCTTGCGGTCCGGAACAACAGGCAAGCACGGTGTTGGTCAAACGATATACGTGCCTTAAGCAAGACGATAAATTCTCGACAACGCTATGGTTCTTCGAATTCAGAAAAAATTCGACAGCGTTTAATCGTTGCTCTAATACGGCGATGTTTCGCGTCGGATGGTGTAGCGTCTTCCTGTGGTTACAGATACAAACAAAAACAATAG from the Bombus affinis isolate iyBomAffi1 chromosome 11, iyBomAffi1.2, whole genome shotgun sequence genome contains:
- the LOC126921821 gene encoding mutS protein homolog 5-like isoform X2 — its product is MIWNNSHLGAAYYNIVTSELFILEDTMDDVERFDVTNALYRQCLPRYVITNAAAPAAFTNAIKKILTTEASNEETNSFDSRSTVCNAVLKVTCKKEHNYERCSHRVRCLRLDSEPKNVNNVDRLTFLNTILNFKCCAMIHALGSLLLFIDKHWNNIALDPSGKPSFVSLNYLNLRDLVIMDEDTYKALNIVQARDHPSLFKFGKTSTTMKGISLFSLLNRYCHSRPGVQFLWKTLHHPTRNIAVLEQRLNAVEFFLNSKNHSVVENLSSCLRHVYRLTNTVLACCSGPQAKPSNWYKLHKTISHVICIADICEEYAERIELFRQIAESITSEMQYVKYFIEYIVDFGESRREGKLVVKPNVDPLLDELNHVRRTLPELLTQMGEKDMREHLPSSVTGCNMLYLPNIGYVLAINEWNPTPPTEDATYPGLEFKFSINQVHYYKSASAKELDETVGDIILKIAVRQNHIVQKLIRYIKKHTGTILRTIQLCAELDILLVFYKVARDYNYVRPNVTESKIINVVEGRHPLMECATTFVPNDIRSGEGASLIKVLTGPNSCGKSVYLKQIGLVVFMAHIGCYVPARTATIGTISRVLTQMSNTESIGLNASSFLQNLRQINVALRASTSDSIVISDELDRGTSEISGLSLVAAVLNTFAERGSDCPHVFAATHAYNVLALLPQTPVIETQNETYRRSIQRGQRFRFGGTKNISAASCVSEIIAGTSIRIK
- the LOC126921821 gene encoding mutS protein homolog 5-like isoform X1, translating into MIWNNSHLGAAYYNIVTSELFILEDTMDDVERFDVTNALYRQCLPRYVITNAAAPAAFTNAIKKILTTEASNEETNSFDSRSTVCNAVLKVTCKKEHNYERCSHRVRCLRLDSEPKNVNNVDRLTFLNTILNFKCCAMIHALGSLLLFIDKHWNNIALDPSGKPSFVSLNYLNLRDLVIMDEDTYKALNIVQARDHPSLFKFGKTSTTMKGISLFSLLNRYCHSRPGVQFLWKTLHHPTRNIAVLEQRLNAVEFFLNSKNHSVVENLSSCLRHVYRLTNTVLACCSGPQAKPSNWYKLHKTISHVICIADICEEYAERIELFRQIAESITSEMQYVKYFIEYIVDFGESRREGKLVVKPNVDPLLDELNHVRRTLPELLTQMGEKDMREHLPSSVTGCNMLYLPNIGYVLAINEWNPTPPTEDATYPGLEFKFSINQVHYYKSASAKELDETVGDIILKIAVRQNHIVQKLIRYIKKHTGTILRTIQLCAELDILLVFYKVARDYNYVRPNVTESKIINVVEGRHPLMECATTFVPNDIRSGEGASLIKVLTGPNSCGKSVYLKQIGLVVFMAHIGCYVPARTATIGTISRVLTQMSNTESIGLNASSFLQNLRQINVALRASTSDSIVISDELDRGTSEISGLSLVAAVLNTFAERGSDCPHVFAATHAYNVLALLPQTPVIETQVRENIFVDSLYLCTLSLPFPPLSLSIFSFLWNIDVRMRDRPR